From the Acidovorax carolinensis genome, one window contains:
- a CDS encoding pirin family protein — MTTIARMQRANRGTQFRAVRLHGADPALLDPLMGIDHAWMSAPTFPPHPHAGFSAATYLFLDSGSGMANRDSQGNRNLIEPGGLHWTAAGRGVVHEEVPAIPGSTTHLLQIFINLPQDRQNAEPFALTLAPQEVPVVQRTGVRIRVPLGSFDGVQSPLAPPTEVTLLDISLDANAALALSVPAGQRAFVMPINGRAQLDGVGFGLDDLGAAILPIAAEATTHRLTGQAGGAQVAVFIGTPLRQPVLSNGPMAFARQEDLIAATAAYQRGELGQL, encoded by the coding sequence ATGACAACCATCGCCCGCATGCAGCGCGCCAACCGGGGCACCCAGTTCCGCGCGGTTCGCCTGCATGGCGCCGATCCCGCGTTGCTCGATCCCTTGATGGGAATCGACCACGCGTGGATGAGCGCGCCCACGTTCCCGCCGCATCCGCACGCGGGCTTTTCGGCCGCGACCTATCTGTTCCTCGACTCGGGAAGCGGCATGGCCAACCGCGACTCCCAAGGCAACCGCAATCTGATCGAGCCCGGTGGCCTGCACTGGACTGCGGCCGGGCGCGGGGTGGTTCATGAAGAGGTTCCCGCCATCCCCGGCAGCACCACGCACCTGCTGCAAATCTTCATCAACTTGCCGCAAGACCGGCAGAACGCTGAGCCATTCGCGTTGACACTGGCGCCGCAAGAGGTGCCCGTCGTGCAGCGCACCGGCGTCCGGATTCGCGTGCCTTTGGGCAGCTTTGACGGGGTGCAATCGCCGCTGGCGCCGCCCACCGAGGTGACCTTGCTGGACATTTCTCTGGACGCCAATGCTGCGCTGGCGCTATCGGTACCTGCAGGTCAGCGCGCATTTGTCATGCCGATCAACGGCCGCGCGCAACTCGATGGCGTGGGCTTCGGCCTTGACGACCTGGGCGCCGCGATCTTGCCCATTGCGGCCGAAGCGACGACGCACCGGCTCACAGGCCAGGCTGGCGGGGCCCAGGTCGCCGTGTTCATCGGCACGCCGCTGCGCCAGCCGGTCCTTTCCAACGGACCCATGGCTTTTGCGCGCCAGGAGGATCTGATAGCGGCAACCGCCGCATACCAACGTGGCGAGTTGGGACAGCTGTAA
- a CDS encoding disulfide bond formation protein B, with translation MNWLTAAPRRVLALISMACVAMLAFGMYLQHVVGLEPCPMCIVQRYALIAVAVFAGLASARGNKGWWMTFGVLAVVSAGFGAFVAARQSWLQWYPPEIATCGRDFYGMIENYPISRSIPMIFRGSGDCTAIDWTFLGGSIANWSFIWFTVFGLLMLVLLVRGLRGGQRGGGLSMA, from the coding sequence ATGAATTGGTTGACTGCGGCCCCGCGCCGCGTGCTGGCGCTCATCAGCATGGCCTGTGTGGCCATGCTGGCCTTTGGCATGTATTTGCAGCATGTGGTGGGCCTGGAGCCTTGCCCCATGTGCATCGTGCAGCGCTATGCTCTCATTGCTGTAGCAGTCTTCGCAGGGCTGGCAAGCGCAAGGGGCAATAAAGGCTGGTGGATGACATTCGGTGTGCTGGCCGTGGTTTCGGCCGGTTTTGGCGCCTTTGTGGCGGCCCGCCAGAGCTGGCTGCAGTGGTATCCACCCGAAATCGCCACCTGCGGACGCGATTTTTACGGAATGATCGAGAACTATCCCATCAGCCGATCCATCCCCATGATTTTTCGCGGCTCGGGCGACTGCACGGCGATCGACTGGACATTCCTGGGAGGCTCGATTGCCAACTGGTCGTTCATCTGGTTTACGGTGTTTGGCCTGCTGATGCTCGTGCTGCTGGTTCGTGGCCTGCGGGGCGGGCAGCGCGGTGGTGGCCTGTCGATGGCCTGA
- a CDS encoding sulfate/molybdate ABC transporter ATP-binding protein has translation MSIEIRNVSKQFGDFQALRDVSLDIASGELIALLGPSGCGKTTLLRIIAGLETADVGSIHFSGEDTTDVHVRERNVGFVFQHYALFRHMTVFENVAFGLRVKPRGQRPSEAQIKQKVTDLLKLVQLDWLADRFPSQLSGGQRQRIALARALAVEPKVLLLDEPFGALDAKVRKELRRWLRRLHDELNVTSIFVTHDQEEALEVADRVVVINQGRIEQSGSPQQVWDNPASPFVYGFLGDVNLFHGRAHEGLVHMEGIELDSPEHSQAQNAKAFAYVRPHDLDVERYAPGAGLDMHGRPRGIVAQLSRAIVVGPIARLELIPSDDHKPADNASPDHLIEAQIPAQQFKEMGFKEGETLVVTPRRARVFLDHAAGI, from the coding sequence ATGAGCATTGAAATCCGTAACGTCAGCAAGCAGTTTGGCGACTTTCAGGCCCTGCGCGATGTGAGCCTGGATATCGCATCGGGTGAACTCATCGCGTTGCTGGGCCCTTCGGGCTGCGGCAAGACCACGCTGCTGCGCATCATCGCCGGGCTGGAGACGGCCGACGTGGGCAGCATCCACTTCAGCGGCGAAGACACCACCGACGTGCATGTGCGCGAGCGCAACGTGGGATTTGTGTTCCAGCACTACGCGCTGTTTCGCCACATGACGGTGTTCGAGAACGTGGCCTTCGGCCTGCGCGTGAAGCCGCGCGGCCAGCGCCCGAGCGAAGCCCAGATCAAGCAGAAGGTGACCGACCTGCTCAAGCTGGTGCAGCTCGACTGGCTGGCCGACCGGTTCCCCTCGCAGCTTTCGGGCGGCCAGCGCCAGCGCATTGCCCTGGCCCGCGCGTTGGCCGTGGAGCCCAAGGTGCTGCTGCTCGACGAGCCCTTTGGCGCCTTGGATGCCAAGGTCCGCAAAGAGCTGCGCCGCTGGCTGCGCCGCCTGCATGACGAGTTGAATGTGACCAGCATCTTCGTGACGCACGACCAGGAAGAAGCGCTGGAGGTGGCCGACCGCGTGGTGGTCATCAACCAGGGCCGCATCGAGCAGAGCGGCTCGCCCCAGCAGGTATGGGACAACCCGGCCAGCCCGTTTGTTTACGGCTTCCTGGGCGACGTGAACCTGTTCCACGGCCGTGCCCACGAAGGGCTGGTGCATATGGAAGGCATCGAGCTCGATTCGCCCGAGCACAGCCAGGCGCAAAACGCCAAGGCCTTTGCCTATGTGCGTCCGCACGATCTGGATGTGGAGCGCTATGCGCCCGGGGCTGGCCTGGACATGCATGGCCGCCCGCGCGGTATCGTCGCCCAGCTGAGCCGCGCCATCGTGGTGGGCCCGATTGCGCGGCTGGAACTTATTCCATCCGACGACCACAAACCAGCGGACAATGCGTCCCCGGACCACTTGATCGAAGCGCAGATCCCTGCGCAGCAGTTCAAGGAGATGGGTTTTAAAGAGGGTGAAACGCTGGTGGTGACACCGCGCCGCGCCCGGGTTTTTCTGGACCACGCCGCTGGAATTTGA